Genomic DNA from Clostridium sp. BJN0013:
CGAAGAACACCACAATCCCCATTACTACAGAAGCCAGTGCAGGTCTGACTGCATGACTTATGAGACTCACCTTTACCCCTAAGGATTTTTTAATAATTCTATGATTTAAGGTTATAGGTATAATAAACCCTAGAATGCTTCCAGCCACCGCTCCTAATATATTTATTTCAGGTATTGAAATCAAGTAGTAATTTATACATATTTTTATAGCTATACCTATTATGGAATAAAAAGTAGCTGTAAAAAGTTTTCCTATACTCTGCAGGATAGTAGTCTGTATTTGCATAATAGACATAAATACAAGTACAATAGAACCCCATGTCATAATATAAGAGCCTTTTCCAAATTTAAGTATAGAAAATACAGGTTCACTTAAAACCGAAAGTCCTACCGCACAAGGTATTGCAATTAGAAAACAAAGTCTTAAAGAATAATTTATATTATTTTTTATCTTTTTTCCATCTTTAACAGCCACTGCTGCAGATATAGCCGGAAGTATTGCCATAGACAGTGAAGATATTATAGAGATTGGAACATTTAAAAGCTGTTGATATTTTGTAAGATAGCCATAGAGTATAGTTGCCCTGGGTTCACTTATTCCTCCAGCCATAAGTCTTATTTTTGTATTCCATAAATCAACTATATTTCCAGCATAGGTCATGCCTACGCATAGTGTTATGGGCAGTCCATATATTATAATTTTCCTTACAAGTTCCCGGGTAGTAAGTCTCACGTTATCTACCTTTAATGCACCCTCTGGAGCTTTAAATTTATTATTTCTTCCATAACACATAATTAAAAAGCTGGCAGAAGCTAAAGCTCCTATAGATGTTCCCATGGTCCCTCCTGCACAGCCTGCCTCCACTCCATATCTCATTAAATATGTAGCAAATACAAGGGTAAATATTGTATTTAATATTTGTTCTATTACCTGGGATACTGCAGTAGGAGTCATATTTCCCCGTCCCTGAAAATACCCCCTATAAGCTGAGGCAATAGAGGTAAATAATATGGCCGGTGCCAGATTTATAAGGGATAAATACACCCCTTTGTAATGAGTTGCCTTAGCTAAAGGTAATGCAAAAATCATAAGAAATGTGGCCATTACTATACCTATGATTATTAAAATAAATCGTGCTATCTTAAATGCTTTAACTGCATCTTTATAATTTCCCACTGCAGCTAGTTCAGATATGAGTTTTGATATGGCTACAGGTATGCCTGAATTGGCAAGTACAAAGATAAAAGCATATATCTGATAGGATGCACCATATAATCCGTAGCCTTCTTCTCCAATTATTTTCATCAATATTGGAATGTATAATACAGATAATATCTTTACTAACATCCCAGCCATAGAAAGTATGGCAAACCCTTTAGTTGTTGATTGTTCTTTCATAATTTAAAACTCCCTGTCAAAAAACTCATAAAACAATAAATATTTAAAATTTATTAAATATATCATTTTTTATCTTTTTAAATATAGGTGGAAGCTTTTCAGATATAGTCTTGTTGTTCATATAACTTAACTTTCCTGTACAATTTCTAAAAGTTATCTTATAGGCATATAAATACTGATAAGTTAATCCATACTTGTTATAAAAAAAACTATTTATTTTAGATATACCATATTTAGTATCTCCTATTATGGGATTTCCTAAATATGCTAAATGAGTCCTTAATTGATGACTTCTACCTGTAATCAACTCCAATTCCACTAAAGAATAAGTACCACAGGTATGAAGAGTTTTCACATCCATGGATATTTTTTTCGTATTCTTTTTAGGTGAATTATATATGCTGGAAATATTATTTTTTCTGTCTTTTAATATATATCCTTCATAAACACCTTCATTTATTCTTCCCTTCACCAGAGCCTGATAATATTTCCTTATATTTCTCTCCCTTATTATTTCGTTTAACAATTTTAACGATTCATAATTTTTACCATATATTACTATACCTGAAGTGTTTCTATCCAACCTATTACAAGGAGAAGGAGTAAAGGTAACTTCTATTTCTGGTTTAAAATCTCCCTTGTCATATAAATAAGATAATACATAATCTGTTAAAGTCACATCATCAGTCTTTTTATCTGAATGCACTAACACTCCCGGCCACTTTTCCACCAGAATCATATTTTCATCTTCATAGGTTATCTTCAAAAAATTACTGTTTACCTTATTAAACTCAAAATTTTTCCCCTTGGAAACTATATATTGAGCTTCTACTATATCCTTATCCATAAGAAAATACTTCTCTTTAGTCTTTTTTCCGTTTACTTTAATATCACCTTTTCTTATAGCCTTGTATATGCCGCTTATAGGTACATCTCGAAGCCATTT
This window encodes:
- a CDS encoding oligosaccharide flippase family protein, with translation MKEQSTTKGFAILSMAGMLVKILSVLYIPILMKIIGEEGYGLYGASYQIYAFIFVLANSGIPVAISKLISELAAVGNYKDAVKAFKIARFILIIIGIVMATFLMIFALPLAKATHYKGVYLSLINLAPAILFTSIASAYRGYFQGRGNMTPTAVSQVIEQILNTIFTLVFATYLMRYGVEAGCAGGTMGTSIGALASASFLIMCYGRNNKFKAPEGALKVDNVRLTTRELVRKIIIYGLPITLCVGMTYAGNIVDLWNTKIRLMAGGISEPRATILYGYLTKYQQLLNVPISIISSLSMAILPAISAAVAVKDGKKIKNNINYSLRLCFLIAIPCAVGLSVLSEPVFSILKFGKGSYIMTWGSIVLVFMSIMQIQTTILQSIGKLFTATFYSIIGIAIKICINYYLISIPEINILGAVAGSILGFIIPITLNHRIIKKSLGVKVSLISHAVRPALASVVMGIVVFFVYSSINYITLFIKFQYISNALSTIISILVGIVTYAFVLVLVGGIDSRDIQSMPARVTRLIPKFILRKAFLKRKLL
- a CDS encoding RluA family pseudouridine synthase; translated protein: MKVEIGSNESGQRLDKFLRKWLRDVPISGIYKAIRKGDIKVNGKKTKEKYFLMDKDIVEAQYIVSKGKNFEFNKVNSNFLKITYEDENMILVEKWPGVLVHSDKKTDDVTLTDYVLSYLYDKGDFKPEIEVTFTPSPCNRLDRNTSGIVIYGKNYESLKLLNEIIRERNIRKYYQALVKGRINEGVYEGYILKDRKNNISSIYNSPKKNTKKISMDVKTLHTCGTYSLVELELITGRSHQLRTHLAYLGNPIIGDTKYGISKINSFFYNKYGLTYQYLYAYKITFRNCTGKLSYMNNKTISEKLPPIFKKIKNDIFNKF